TACTTCTGATAGTCACTTCACTTTACTAGTCTTTGTGTTGTTACCTGATACTGATAGTTCCCTTGCAGATTAATTATATTGGAAAAGTTGTTGTAAAGTTGGATAGTACTTTTGAATGCTAGAGCCAAATTGATGAATATACATCTATTTTGCTTCATTTGCAAGCTGTATggagaaataaatatatttattcattCGATTTGATTAATCAACAACCTTTCTGCTAACTCCGTAATTAGATGTACGTACACGCATTTAACATAAGCTAGAGGCCATGTAATTTATTCGGCATTAGTTGATTTTTAAATGTTCATTTTTTAGAATATTATAGAAGATAGGATCCATTGTATTAGTCTAAGTTACTAGCTTTCCAATAAATTAGATTCTAATACTGTAAAGTCTCATATTTAGTGTATATAATAGAAATATGACTTCTGACATTATTCCTAAGAGATTTAAGAATATGTAATTTTGCTAATCTTTTAAGCATATCTTTATTCCGAATTTATAGTTCAATTAATACATAACTTTACATCtacatatttgattatttaaaaattaacatgGATCTATCTTTATCtaaatttaaaacttgtttaaAACCCATCATGCCTTGGAGGAATTTTCAACTCTTCACTAACAAAACTCAATCTATAGGCCGTATATATTACATGGCTTTCATTTaaacgaaaaaaagaaaaaagtttacAAGACTAGGAAAGAgagatatacatgaaaaagtGAGAAATGCCACGTGGTAAAAAAACAAAATAGCTTATTTCTCATGATATTATGACCCACCCCTCACACAAATATTGTGTGAAAATGAAATTTGCATAAACGAAAACAACAAATATTCGTACGGTACAACTTCAGCACTAATTGCAATTTTGAAAATGCTAGAGGTAGATCCAAGCAAGCATCCATCTTTCTCCAAGCATTTGCTTGAACGAGGCTTTAATGATAAAATAGTAAGTTCATTTTTTTACTAGTTAAGGTACATTTGCAGTACGTAGGAGTGTGTCTCTGCTAGTGTTTTGTCTTTCTCGTAATGTCTTGGTCTTGaagttttggtgatttttgttgtttcagAGAGGTCGAGTGCCGTACTACTTTGTGGTAGGcctattttttgttattatctgTTGGTTTATTGCCTATTCTTGTATTATGTCATTTTTTTAAGAATGTTTTTGTCTTGAGTCAGAGTCCGGAAGCAACCTCTTTACCTCGTCAGTAAGGTATTGGTACTGACTGCGTGCACTTTACCCTGGGCAGATAATGAGTATGTTGTTGATAAAAAGACCATCTTTTTCCAAGCATTTACTTGAACAAGCCTTGATAAAATAGTAAGTTCATTTTCTGGCTAAGCTACATAGCATAGGTGGTAGGTAGCAAGCAGGCAGCTGTATTTTGTCTTGCTCGTAATGTTTTGGTCTTGGagttttggtgatttttgttgtttcagAGACTGCTAGGAGTAATAATTTGTTACTCCCTACCATTTTATGTGTTGCTTTTTAACCggacatggagtttaagaaatgagtgatgactttgtaaaatttacaaaattatctCTTAAAAGTTTACTTTTTAGTTATCTTTTCTTATTAAGTGGAATCCAGTAAGGATAAAATGGAATATTGCcattaaatagttatcaaataaggaaagatgcttttttttttttttggaacggactaaaaagaaatgACAATatataaaatgggatggagggagtattatatttaccctccctagacctcacATTGTGAGGatatactgaatatgttgttattgttaataAAAAGTCCACATCTATATTGTTGCTTTGTAACTGAGTTTTCCTAACATCGCTGATGTGACTTGTTAGCGAATGCCGGGTGCTTTTgttaaagaaaacaagaagaTGTTGGCGAAGACGGCCTTACTGAAAACGAATGAAGGGATGTTATGGGAAGTCAAGATAGCGAGGGAGACGTCTGATTACTTCATATGTAAAGGAGACTGGCCACGGTTTGTGGTGCATCATATGTTGGAGCTAGGGGACATGTTGATATTCTACCTCGTCGACAAGTCCACCTTCCATGTCGTGCCCTACTCCAAAAAACCTTGTACCAACATTAGACATTTGGAGGATCTCAGCAGTTCCGAAGAAGAGGAAAAGAACACTGAATTTGGAACTTCAAGAGGATGTAAGAAAGTTAAAACTTAGCCAAAAGCATTGTCAGGTTAGTGTAGCACCTATCTCTTTTATACACTTTGTTCCTTGAAATAAAGTTTGTGTATTCActtgttttttttgtgtgtgtgcgcATTGTATTTCTGTGCATGTTTtgaaagaaattaaattagaacATTACAATTTAGACTGTTGGGGGAGTCTCTTCTAAGGGCGTTGTCGCTCTTGTTGATGATTTGGATAAATAAGGACAACAAAATTCTGTTCCTATAAATTCACTAGCAAAAGCCCGTCAAGTTCATCACTTTTTTTCATTCAATTGAATCAGTCTCCAGTAGAGTTTCTCAATGGCTTTATCAATGCAGACACAAATTTTTCAAAGGAACTCCACCAATCAAGAATTGATAGGATGTCAAAGGCAATAAAAGAAATAGCATTCAAGAAACAACAGATTCAAAAACCATTCGAAAAAGGTGATGAAGTTGAAGTGGCAAGCCAAGAAGATGGACTCATAGGTTCTTACTACACAGCAACTATTATTTCTCCCATTGGCTCTTATCTTTACAGAGTCAAGTACAAGACATTGTTTTCTGATGATGAGTCTGTGCCCCACTAGAGGATGTTGTCACTGCATCCAAGGTCCGCCCTGTGCCACCTGATCAACATAAAATATTGTCAGAAAACAACTTCCGTCTCTACGATGTGGTTGATGTATTTGCCAATGATGGATGGTGGTTTGGATTCATCAGTGGAATAGTTGGAGAAGAGTTGTATGTCTACTTCCCTACTACTGCAGATAACATTGCATATCCTCCTGATGTCTTGAGACTTCATCAAGAATGGTCTAATGGCAAGTGGATATTTCCTCCAGAACAAGGAATTTTCAACTGGTACTGACTTTGGTTTTCAAAGGTTTAGGCTTGTTTGTCGTAGTACTAGTCTGTTTCTTGTAGTTCTTGCTTTTGGTATCTATCAATCATGTGTTGAGATTTCACCAGGAATGGTCTGATATCCTCCTGTTACTCTCTTCATTGATGTAGGCTTGCACTTGCATTTTGCTAAATTGGCTTCTTGATAAGTTTCCAACTATCATGCAAAATTCAGCTTACCAATGTTTTCTAGAAAGTTGTTTcattttgcattttctttttcCATCAAATTTTCCTTTGCTCCTAGAAGGTAATTAGAAAATGCACTTGGAGTCTCTAACTGCTGCAAAGTTCATAAGCATCATCCTTTGTTCAGTAAATGAATTGACAGTCCCCCACTCTCGCTGATGTGATGTCTTgaatttaccatcttgtttgtaCTATAGCTACAGTTAGatgaatcaaaaactaaaaaagaataaaaaagcatAAGGAAATCTAGTGGAGAAACAAATAGCGAATTGACCTTACCAAACACTCAATGTCTCATCTCCTATATCTATTAAGATAAAGTATAGAGTGCAAGTGTAATAGTATGTAATTATCTGGTGTAGGGATGTAGCTAAATGGGAGGAAAAATGTGTGCGAGGAAGATGTGAAATCGGAAGGAAATAGCATATGATCAAGTGCCCATTGAAGAACATGCAAGTCAGTATTTCCAACAATTACATAAACATCATTAATTTCTGCATCTTCGCTTGTTAATGTACTACTCTTGCTATCTTGATCTCCGATCTCTTCTATTTCCCCAGACATCTCTTTCTATAAATCTTGAATGTAGCCGGTAATAATGACGCTACTTGTTCTAAGTTCTGGTCCCTCTTCTcagttttcatttttttgttggttgaaataaaaattttatatcaaCCAAGTGTAATATTTACAAAGCACTAGTTCCATTTGGACTCTAGAAACTAGATCTCAACATTTATCTACTTCACTACACTAATACAGGTAGTAGTATCTGTCTAAGTAGGGAAACTATTCAGGCTATCTAGAATTCTTGACCATTTGCTCTGCTTTTGTCCTCAAATGTGAAGCTGGAACACAATCTGTCTAATTCTGTGATTAGGATCAGTACTGGTAGCTTGGAATCTTCTAGCATTCCTCTCAGCCCAAATGTGGTAAATGATAGCAGCAAAAAGGAGGAACCTCAGTGTGCCAGCTCTCGGACTATTGTTTTCTTCTACTATGGCTGGCTATCTCTACAAGGTAGACTAGCCACAGTTGACAGATTACATAAATGGGGAATCCAAGTGGCCGAGGAATGTGTTCTATGCATGTCTGATGATATGGAGACACTTTCTCACCTGTTTTTCACTTGCACTTACTCTCATAGAATATGGGCATCTTCACCACATTGGATCGGTGAAAACAGGAGCATTTTACCTTGGGTGAAAACTGTGGTCTCTTCTCAGTTTTCATATCTTACCAAGAGTCCAAATTGCAGAAAACAGTAGAAGAAAACAAGGAAATGAAGCGCATTCAACATAAACAAACAGGTTAATGAACATGAGATTCATTTAGGAACAAGGACAAAAGTTTAACTGAAGATGCATATTTTGTTAAACATGTAAATTAGTAACAAACATCTGTTTCCAATTTGCAAAGTGAATCCAAAGAAGCAAATATACTGGTCTATGTTGGTCTACAGTTAGTTAAAGTACTGGGAAAATAACTTGTCACATTCTTGCTTTCAATGTTTCAATAAAACTTTCTAGAAAAGCATATGCATTCAAGGAAATTCCTGTCAGAATGTCTTGGAATCTCAGGCTGCCTTCGActaaaactctcttttggttgCTGTACTTCGCCTACCACTTTAACCTCACAGAATTCTGGTGCATTTTCTTGAACATATTCTCCTTTATATTGTCCCTTCCTTGCTCGCCTGAATTAGACAAATAATAGCATTATAGCAGTATAGCACACTTGAACTCCGATAATTTCATGTTGTAGAGGAGAACTATGTTTACCTTGTGGAACGTGATAGCCTGGTTCCGATGACAAGGCTGGTAATTTTGACAACAGGAATTAGGTCAAGTAATGCTTTAGCTGGTGAATTGCTTTCGACAAGCATAGTATCAACTGGTACCTAGCGGCCAAAGTAAAATCAAGAACTGTCATGTAACAACATTTTGGATGTGAAGTTTCTGATTGATATAGACATGCACCTACTTTGGCATCATTGCATAGGCGAATATATTTCTCCAATAGATTCTTCCTCCGGTTACTCTCTTCATTGATGTAGACTTGCACTTGCTCTTTGCTCAATCGGCTTCTCGATAAGTTCCCAACTATCACACAAAGTTCAACTTAGCTATGTTCTTTAGCAAGTTGTTTcgttttacttttatttcatcaacttttcCTTGGTTCCTAGGAAAAGGTAGCTTGGTGCTCAAAACATTCCATATTCACGCAAGGTCGAGGGAGCGACTCACCCAATTAGAGAGTGTAGTGCAAGCAAGTCAATTCTGATGCAAATATcagtttcatttttgtttttctcccCATCAAAGTTCCCTTTGTTTCTAGCGGAGAAAAGGTCGGGTGGTGCATGGCAACCCACATTCATGTAGGGTCCATGGAAGGAACACACCCTAAGGGGTTGTATGATAAGCACCCTTCCTTAATGCACTTGTCATTGGCTGATTCCACGACTGAAACCCATAATCTGTAGGTCACAGGTTTGAGCCAAAACTTTATCGGTGATCCCAGATTCCCTTCTTTCCTAGAAAGTATACAGAAAAATGTACTTGGGGAAATCTGTAGGGAACTTATTCACATGTTAGCTAACAATTAACTCGCTAAAGACTAAGCGAAGAATCCTAGGATTCTTGAGCTGTTGAGCTCCATCTTTCAGTTTCAATTAATTATCTCTGGAGAACAAAACATATTCATTAGTAACTTTGGAATTAACATTTAGTATGTATAGGTCCATCTACATCTTTCACTAATGAGACAGCATCAGCAACAAGAAAACTGAACCAGTATATACAATATATACCCTTCATGTTCTTGAGTtcccttattttttaaataaatccaCCCTCTCCATATGTGACTCTATTCAATATACAGTCTTGTTTATGATATTGGTAAAGCTAGATGAACCAAAAACtgaaaaagaacaaaagagaaaaaggaaattGATAGCAATGACTCATCTCCTATGTATCTGTATTGACTTTTTTTTAGATAGATTTGGAGTGTAAGCATAAAAGTTACCTGGTGTTGGGATGTACTTAATGGTAGGAAAAATATGCACGAGGCAGATGCGAAATCCAGAGGAAATAGCATGATCAAGTGCCCATTGAAGAACATGCAAGTCATTTTTTCCGACAACTACATAAACTTCACCAGTTTCTGCATCTTTACTGCTCATTGTAGTACTCTTGATATCTTCTCCGACCTCTTCGATTTCCCCAGACATCTCTTTCTAAAGCTTGAATATAGCCGGTAATAATGATACTAGTTGTTCTCAGTTCTGGTCCTTATCTCAGTTTTCATCTCTTTCCAATAGGTCTAAAATGGGGAAAATAGTAGATGAAGGAAACAAGAGCAAATGCTTAAAGAATGATGGTGGTTTCTAGCAAAGACAccaataaaatgagaaaagttttATACAGTAATTTTTTTGTCAAGTTCTACAGGGTTCCTGGACATGTCACAGTCTAAGTAACAAGTGTTCCTTTTATAATGCTTAAAGAATTTGAGGATTGAAGAAAAGAATGATGGTGCTTGCTAGCAAGGAAaccaataaaataaaagttaacaTCTGCAGGGTTCTTAGACATGCCAAGaaactttttttaatatatgttaGTAAATTGCTCTTGTATTCTCCTCTTGGACAGAagcatttgttgttgttgttttctttggaTATAAACATTTTTTCACGTGGGACAGTTTTCTTGGACCATATCATACTTGTTCTGATAGTGCAAGTCAATTTCTAATGGTTGCAAGTTGCAACCATTTGGTTTTCATTTTCATGCTTAAAGGATCAAACTGTATGGTGTATGCAAGACGTGTAAGTCTAGTTAATGTAGAACTAGAAGTGTTTGTCACATAGAAGCACCAGTCCAACAGAACCCATAGTGAAGTGCTTGTTTAGGTCAGCCAAGTGCAAACCATTCATTTTGGCAACAAGTTTTGTGATACGAAACTCACTGACATTGTTGTTAACgaaaaag
The Capsicum annuum cultivar UCD-10X-F1 chromosome 6, UCD10Xv1.1, whole genome shotgun sequence DNA segment above includes these coding regions:
- the LOC107875892 gene encoding U-box domain-containing protein 35, translating into MSGEIEEVGEDIKSTTMSSKDAETGEVYVVVGKNDLHVLQWALDHAISSGFRICLVHIFPTIKYIPTPVGNLSRSRLSKEQVQVYINEESNRRKNLLEKYIRLCNDAKVPVDTMLVESNSPAKALLDLIPVVKITSLVIGTRLSRSTRRARKGQYKGEYVQENAPEFCEVKVVGEVQQPKESFSRRQPEIPRHSDRNFLECICFSRKFY